In Gracilibacillus salitolerans, the sequence GTGCAGGTAATACATAAACTGCGCAGTAACTTTTGTGTTCCTTCCTCCCATTCTATTTGAGATGAGTGCTAGTCCGACGCTGCGGAAAAATACTCCCTTTCCGTGGGGAACGCTTCAGCCTCCTCACAAGCAAAGAACGCTTGTTGCGGGGTCTTCAGACTGTTCCTTTCCCACAGGAGTGTCGTATTTTTTCCGCAGCTTAGAGTAGTTTCCTGGTTAAGTAGGAGGAAATCCATAGAATCTAATCCATCAGTTCTATTCTTCCAACAATCAAAGAATCACTACTAGCGCAGACAGAATACGCAGACTCCAGTGGGAACTCACGCGATGAAGATCCACTTGGTAAAGTGATTTTCTTTACCAAGTTAGCTAAAAACCGTCCACGGAAAGCGAAGTATTCTGCCGGAGCGGTATCACAGCACTCACCTTTAATCAGAATGGAAGAAGTAAATATGAATTTTCACTAGTTCGCAGTAGTTATCTAGTGCGATTAAGGGTCGCGGGTTATGCCCTTTTTCATAAAGCAGGAAAGGTTGTTGTTTGACGTGAATATTGGAATAGTTGCAGGGGGACCAGAAAATGCTCTAGCTTCTTTAATTTCCTACCGAAAGGATATCGATATCTGGATAGGTGCGGATTTAGGAGCTTTTTATCTGTTAAAGAATCAATTACCTATTCATATCGCCATAGGTGATTTTGATTCGATTGACAAAGATAAAAAAGAGCTTATCCAACAGGAAGCAGATATTTTTCGTGAATTTCCCATGGAAAAAAATGAAACAGATCTTGAATTAGCTGTGGAAGCAGCTCTTTCATACCATCCAGCTTCTATTTTTTTATTTGGTGTTACTGCGGGCAGACTGGATCATGAATTGGCGAATATTCAACTGCTTTATCGCCTATTAGAAAAGAATGTGAGAGCTAAAATAATTGATCATAAGAATATTTTATCTATTTATAAACCAGGTCAGCATAAAGTTACGGCGAAAAATACAGAACTGATTTCATTTATTCCCTTAACCCCTAGTGTTGAAGGACTTACCTTACAAGGATTCTATTATCCATTAGAAAATTATACTGTTACTTGGGGAAGTACTCGTTGTATATCAAATCAATTAATTAACGAACAAGGTACTTTTTTATTTAATGATGGCATATTAATAATGATAAAGAGTACGGAGTAGGAGCATCCGTAAATTCTTATGAAATTATGGAAAGGTATGCAATTATAGTCGTGTATCCTCATAAGCTGTATTAGAATCCATATGTTGCAATAATAATGATGAGGTTATGTCTTCATGGTGAAGAGGAGGGGTATGATGAAATTTTATACAATTAAGCTCCCACGGTTTATCGGAGGTTTCATTCGAGCTTTGTTAGGTTCAGGGAAAAAATAAAGAAAAAAGGCTCCTTGCAAACAGGAGCCTTTTCTCTTCTCTTCTTTTAAGAGTTGATTATAAAAATTAAACGCGTTCTACTTTGCCTGATTTAAGCGCGCGAGCAGAAACATACACACGTTTTGGTTTGCCGTCAACCATAATTCTAACTTTTTGTACGTTTGCTTTCCAGTTACGCTTATTTGCATTCATAGCGTGTGAACGGTTATTACCTGAAGTCGTTTTACGACCAGTTACTACACATTTACGTCCCATTACTTCGTTCCCTCCTACTAACTCAATCCATACTTATATAATTTATCATAGTTTTTATTATTTTGCAATTTCAAATTGTAAAAGTATGAGTGAAATAGAGTTAGCAAGTTTTTCTCAGTTGCTTTGGTCCATTGGTCCTTGAGCTTTTCCTATAATGCTTGACATAGACGTGATTTTCATACATTCTATAATGGAATACCCTTATTTTCTCTTGTTATCGAATCAAACTATAAAATGGTGTAAACGATGATGGAACTTTTTCTTTTATTTATTAAGAAGGAGGATAAAAAATGTCAATAGAATTAAAAACTAAAGATGGTCATGTAACTATTACCAATGAAGTAATAGCAACTATTGCTGGTGGTGCTGCTATTGAATGTTATGGTATTGTTGGTATGGCTTCCAAAAAACAATTACGTGATGGTATAGCAGAAATCCTTAGGAAAGAAAATTTTGCCAAAGGTGTTGTCGTTCGACAAGACGATGAAGATGTACATATTGATATGTATATCATTGTAAGCTATGGTACAAAAATATCCGAAGTTGCACATAATGTACAATCACAAGTAAAATATAATCTTGAAAAAACGCTCGGTTTAAAAATCAAATCGATCAATATTTATATTCAAGGAGTACGTGTGATACAAGATTAATTTTTTTGATATATAATACAAACTTCATTATTTCGGAAAAAGGAGTAGAGGGAGGAACAATCAAGTGACGCAAAAAAACATAGGTGGAGCATTGTTTGCCAATATGGTATTAGCTGGTGCGCGCAGCTTAGCAAATAATGCAGAAAAAATAGATGCTTTAAATGTCTTCCCAGTACCTGATGGTGATACTGGGACCAATATGAATTTATCGATTACTTCAGGAGCAAGCGAAGTTAAAAAAGCAAATCATGAAAGTGTCTCCGTTGTAGCTAACGCATTTGCTAAAGGATTGCTAATGGGAGCAAGAGGTAATTCAGGTGTTATCTTATCACAATTATTCAGAGGCTTTGCCAAAGGGTTAGAAGGGAAAACTAACTTGGACATTGAAAGTTTCGTTGTAGCACTCGACAGTGGTGTGAATACCGCATATAAAGCAGTAATGAAACCGGTAGAAGGAACGATTCTTACCGTTGCGAAAGACACAGCTGCTGAAGCAAAGGTGATTGCAGAAGAAGAACAGGATGTTATTTCTTTTATGGAACAAGTAGTCCAAGCTGCCAAACAATCTTTGAAAAGAACGCCGGAACTATTACCAGTATTAAAAGAGGTTGGAGTAGTTGATAGTGGTGGACAGGGCTTAGTCGTTATCTATGAAGGATTTTTAGCAGCGTTAAAAGGGGAAGAAGTACCTGAATCTTCTCAAGATGACACAATGGATTTAGATGACCTTGTCAATGCAGAGCATCACAAGCTGGCACAAGACTATATGAGTACGGATGAGATTGAGTATGGTTATTGTACAGAGTTTATGGTTCGTTTTGAAAAAGATAAACTGAAAGACCATCCATATGATGATGCGACGTTTAGAGAAGAATTAAGCGAGCATGGTGACTCCTTATTAGTAGTATCAGATGACGAAATTGTGAAAGTTCATATTCATGCGGAATACCCTGGTGATGTTTTCAATTTAGGACAACGTTTTGGTAGTTTTATTAATTTAAAAGTAGAGAATATGAGAGAACAACATTCCAACATTGTTGATCAGAAAGAGGATAAACCAAAGGCTAAACAACCTTTTGGAGTTGTAACAGTTGCTATGGGAGATGGGCTAACGCAATTATTTAAAAGCCTAGGAGCAACGGTGGTGATTCAAGGTGGTCAAACGATGAATCCAAGTACACAGGATTTAGCGAATGCCGTAGAAGAGGCAAACGCCGAAAATGTTATTATCTTGCCAAATAACAAGAATATCGTGATGGCTGCTGAACAGGCTGCAGAATTAGCGGAAGTTAATGTAGTAGTAGTGCCGACGAAAACAATCCCACAAGGTATGTCAGCTATGTTAACGTATAATCCGGAGGTTAGTTTAGACGACAATAAAGAAACAATGACTGATGCAAGCCAGGAAGTGAAAACGGGTCAAGTTACCTATGCCGTTCGTGATACACAGATAGAAGGTATGACGATTGAAAATGGGCATTATATGGGGCTTGCTGATGGAAAAATTAAAGTAACTAATGCTGATCAAATGACTGTTATTAAGGAATTATTAACAGAAATGATTGATGCAGATGAAGACGAGATTGTCACTGTTATTCGTGGAGAAGAAACTTTTGATCAAGAAGAAAGTGAGATTATTGCATTTATTGAGGATAATTTTGAAGATATAGAAGTGGAAGTTCATCGAGGGAACCAACCGATCTATTCTTATATATTTTCTATCGAATAAAACCAAAAGCTCTATCCAAGGCGATAGAGCTTTTTATCCATGATAAGAACAAAATTAATCGAGCACAAAACCGATAAACTGAGAAGTTATACTCTTCTCTTTTAGAGATGTGCTTTTCTTCCATTCTTTTATTGATGAGTGCATGATCATCGCTGTGGAAAAATACTCCCTTTCCGGGGGCGGTTTTTAGTTAACTTGGTAAAGAAAAGCACTTTACCAAGTGGATCTTCAGCTCGCGCTATTCCCCCAGGAGTGTCGCATTTTTCCGCAGCTTATATTAGTTTTTTATAAAGTAACTGAAAACCCTAGAATACCATTCCATGAGTTATATTCTTCCACTAATCAAAGAATCTTACTATCACAGGCAGAATACGAAGACTCCAGTGGGAACAGCGCGAGCCGATGACCCTGCACCCGGCCGGAAAGCGAAGTATTCTGCCGGAGCGATTCACAGCATCATCTAAAATAAGAATGGAAGAAAGCTTCATCCTATAATATTCATTAATTCACGGTTTTAACCTTCTGGGAATCCGGTGAAGTGAATGGGTGGGTTTTGCTGAATATTGTTATGTTCGTATTCTATAATTGAATTAAGAGAGTGTGAGTGAAATGAATAATATTTCTGTTCAAGATGTGAAAGGTGTCGGGCCAAAGCTTGCTGAAACGCTCAAGAAAATTGGTATCCACACGGTTGAAGATCTGCTATATTACTTTCCTAACCGATATGATCATTATGAACAAAAACCACTTCATGAACTGATACATAATGAAAAAGTGACGATAGTAGGTGAAGTAATTCACGATCCAACTGTACAATTTTATCAGAGAAAAAAATCACGAATGATAGTTTCTTTGCGTGTAGATGGAGCAGTTGTAAAGGGTGTCCTCTTTAACCGTGCTTTTGCAAAAAAACATTTTATTCCTGGTGAGGAAGTATCGGTAAATGGAAAATGGGATCAGCATCGATTACAAATAACGATTGATAATTATAAAATGGGCACGATAGACGGCTCAAGCCCTATTACTCCGATTTACTCTTCTAAAGGAGACATAAAAAATGCCCAATTCCAAAAAATCACGGAGAATGCTTTGTCTTCCTTCCGTGACCAAGTTACTGAAATTATCCCGACTTCTTACTTAGTTAATTACAAATTACCGAATCGGACCGATGCCTTGGAAAATATTCATTTTCCTTCATCTTTTCAACAATTAAAACATGCAAAGAGACGTTTTATCTATGAAGAATTATTACTGTTTCAAATAAAAATGCAACTCTACCGAAAGAGAAATAGGGAAGCTACAGAAGGTAATGCGAAAGAAATCAGCATGAAAAAAGTAAAACAATTGATGGAGCAGTTTCCTTTTACCCTAACTTCTGCTCAAAAAAAATCCTTAGCAGAAATTTTCAAGGATTTGCAATCGCCTTACCGGATGAATCGATTGTTACAGGGAGATGTAGGTTCAGGTAAGACTGCTGTAGCAGTTATTAGTCTTTATGGTGTTGTTACAACTGGTGAACAAGTTGCTTTAATGGTGCCAACAGAAATATTAGCGGAACAACATGAAGAATCACTAAAACAGTTGCTACCAGTTGATGTGAAGGTTCAGCGGTTAACAGGATCAATAAAAGGCAAAAAAAGAAAAGAAACGTTAACAGAAATTGAAAACGGCTCATGTGATGTCGTGATAGGTACACACGCACTTATTCAAGATGATGTTAATTTTCACAATTTAGGATATGTCATTATTGATGAACAACATCGGTTTGGTGTGCAACAACGTAACACATTACGTGAAAAAGGTATACTAGCAGATATTTTATTTATGACAGCAACGCCTATACCAAGAACTTTATCCATTACTGCTTTTGGAGATATGGATGTATCAAAAATTGATGAAATGCCTAAAGGCAGGAAGCCGGTTGAAACATATTGGGTCAAGCATAATATGTTTGAAAGAACCGTTAATTTTGTATATAAGGAAATAAAGAAAGGATCTCAAGCATATATTATTTGTCCGTTAATTGAGGAATCAGATAAATTAGATATTCAAAATGCACTGGATTTATATCATCAATTACAAGAGATTTTAAAAGGGAAAGCAACAGTAGGACTTATGCATGGCAGATTAACTACAGAAGAAAAAGAACAAGTAATGAATGATTTTGCTGAAAATAAGGTACAAATATTAGTTTCGACGACAGTAGTAGAAGTAGGGGTTAATGTTCCGAATGCTACGGTGATGATGATTCAAGACGCAGATCGATTTGGATTATCACAATTACACCAATTAAGAGGACGTGTCGGGAGAAGTGACAAGCAAAGTTATTGTATTTTAGTAGCAGATCCTAAAGGTGAAACAGGGAAAGAACGCATGCGAATTATGACTGAAACAACTGATGGATTTGTTTTAGCAGAGCGAGATTTAGAACTTCGTGGACCTGGTGATATATTTGGTGTTAAACAAAGCGGGTTACCGGAATTTAAATTAGCAGATTTGGTACATGATTATCGAGCATTAGAAACAGCAAGAGATGATGCAGTAGATATTGTGGAAAATGAATTATGGAAGGCTTCCGAGTTTCAAGCATTGATTAAGTACTTACTTTCTAAAATTGAAATTGATCAGCAATTATTAAATTAGATTCACTTGCATAATTTTTAATGGTATTATATATTACTATTAGTACCTAGTCATAATTTTCCGATTAACGGATGATGACTTGCAGATGGACGGTGGAATTCATGAAAAGAAATAAAAAAGAACGGCAGTCGATGTTAAAGGAAACAATCGAAGCAAAGCCCTTCATCACTGATGATGCACTAGCAAAATTATTTGATGTCAGTATACAGACGATCCGTTTAGATCGGATGGAGTTAAATATTCCGGAGTTACGTGAACGGATCAAATCAGTCGCAACAAATAATTGGAATGAAACGGTTAAGGCATTACCAATCGATGAGGTTATCGGCGAAATTATTGACCTAGAGTTAGATGAGCGTGCCATTTCCATATTGGATATTACTACAGAGCATGTTTTTTCACGAAATAAAATTGCGCGGGGGCATCATTTGTTCGCCCAGGCAAACTCTCTTGCTGTTGCTGTTATCAATGATGAACTAGCCCTAACAGCTAATGCTGATATTAAATTTACCCGTCAAGTAGTACAGGGAGAACGAGTTATTGCAAAAGCACACGTAGCAGGCACAGAAAAAAACAATCGTACGGTAGTAGAAGTGCATAGCTATGTAGATAACGAAACGGTTTTTTCAGGAGTATTTGAAATGTTTCGATCGAATCAAGAGAAGGAAGGGAACGAGTCATGAAAATCGCAATCGATGCTATGGGCGGTGACCACGCACCGAAAGAAATTGTATTAGGGGCATTAAAAGCAGTGAATCATTTTGATAATCTGGAAATTACGTTAATTGGTGATGAAAAAAAGATAACACCACATACTGATAACCATGATTCAATTGAAATTATTCATACAGAAGAGAAGATTACTAGTGATGATGAACCAGTAAAAGCTGTTCGGCGTAAAAAGAATGCTTCGTTAGTGCTCATGGCAAACGAAGTAAAAACAGGACGAGCAGATGCTTGTATTTCGGCAGGTAACACAGGGGCTTTAATGAGTGCAGGATTGTTTGTAGTCGGTAGAATCAAGGGGATAGATCGCCCAGCATTAAGTCCGACGCTTCCAACCGTTAATGGCGATGGGTTCTTATTGTTGGATGTAGGTGCAAATGTTGATGCAAAAGCCCAACACCTCCAGCAATATGGTTTAATGGGATCAATTTATATGGAAAAAGTTCGCCAAGTAAAGAATCCTCGTGTGGGCCTCTTGAATGTTGGAACAGAAGAGGGGAAAGGGAATGACTTAACGAAAAAAGCATTTGAGCTGTTACAGCAGCTGCCGATAAATTTCGTCGGTAATGTCGAGGCAAGAGATCTATTAAATGGTGTAGCGGATGTTGTAGTTACGGATGGATTTAGTGGAAATATTGCGTTAAAAACAGTGGAAGGAACAGCTTTGACCATGTTTTCGATGATTAAGGACACATTTATGACCAATACCAAAACAAAACTCGCTGCCGCTCTTGTTAAAAAAGACTTAAAAGGCTTAAAAGAGAAATTAGATTATTCAGAGTATGGCGGGGCTGCATTATTTGGCCTAGCTGCTCCGGTTATTAAAGCACATGGTTCATCTAATCAGCAAGCCATTTTCAGTGCCATCCAACAAACCATAAACATTGTGGATAAAAATGTAATAGCCAAAATAGAAGCAGACGTAAAAACATTACAAGCTGCTACGGAGGAGGAATAAATCGTGAAGAAAGTCGCTTTTATTTATCCTGGTCAAGGATCACAAGTCGTCGAAATGGGGAAGGATTTATATGAAGAGTACCCACAGGTAAGGGAGCTTTTTGATAGTGCCAATGAACACTTAGGATATGATTTAACATCGATTATGTTTGAAGGTCCTAGAGAAGTGTTAACAAAAACAGAAAATACACAACCTGCTTTGTTGTCAGTTAGTACAGCTATCACCAAAATTTTAGCAGAAAATGATATCACTCCGTCTGTTACGAGTGGCCACAGTCTTGGTGAATACAGTGCACTAGTTGCAGCTAATGCTATCTCCTACTCTGATGCTGTTTCTTTAGTTCATCAAAGGGGTAAGCTAATGGAAAATGCCTATCCTGAAGGAAAAGGTTCCATGGCGGCTGTTTTAGGAATGGATCAAAAAACATTAAGTAATGAACTGCATAACATCAGTGAACAGGTGGATGGCGTTATCGAAATTGCTAACCTTAACTGTCCAGGACAAATCGTCGTATCTGGAACGAAATCAGCAATTGATACAGCAGCCCGCCATTTAAAAGAAGCGGGTGCAAAACGTGTATTACCGTTACCTGTGAGTGGGCCTTTTCACTCAAGTCTTATGAAACCAGCAGCTGAAGAGTTTCAACAATTAGTACATAATATCAAGTGGTCTGATGCAGAAATACCTGTTTATGCAAATGTCACTGCCGAAAAAGTCACTGAAAAAGAACAAATTCAACAATTATTAGTAGAACAATTATATTCTCCAGTACGTTTTGAAGAAATTATCGAACAACTATTGGAAGAGCCTCTTGATGCGATCGTCGAAGTAGGAAGTGGCAAAGTATTAACAGGCCTCGTTAAAAAAGTAAATCGTCGAGCGAATACTTTTAGTGTCCAAGACGCAGCATCATTAGTTGAATTTATCGAGTGGATCAAGGAGGATTAATTATGTTAAAGGATCAAGTAGCACTGATAACAGGTGCTTCAAGAGGAATCGGACGTGAAATTGCTTTAACTTTTGCTAGTAAAGGTGCAAAAGTAGTGGTAAACTACTCCGGTAGTGAAGATAAAGCTCAGGAAGTAGTTGATAAAATCATTGCTAGTGGTGGAGAAGCAATCAAGGTCAAAGCAAATGTCAGTGACGAAAATGATGTGAAAGCAATAGTGAAAGAAACGACGAAAACTTTTGGAAGCCTCGATATTTTAGTAAATAATGCAGGTATTACAAAAGATAATTTATTGATGCGAATGAGTGAAGCTGATTTTGATGATGTTATTGACATTAATTTAAAAGGTGTATTCTTATGTACCAAAGCAGTAACACGTCAAATGATGAAACAAAAAAGCGGACGGATTATTAATGTATCATCTGTTGTTGGTATAAGTGGGAACCCTGGTCAGGCGAATTACGTATCGGCCAAAGCGGGTGTAATTGGTTTAACTAAAACAACTGCGAAAGAATTAGCAGCGAGAAATATTTTAGTCAATGCTATTGCGCCTGGATTTATCGCAACAGATATGACGGAAAAACTCACAGAAGAACAGAAAGAGCAAATGCTAGCATTAATTCCATTGAATAAATTGGGTAGAGCGAAAGATGTAGCCAATGTTGCTTTATTTTTAGCTTCCGAACAAGCTAACTATGTTACGGGACAAACCATACCAGTTGATGGAGGTATGGTTATGTAAGATAGTACATATACTTTGAAAGGAGGTGACGTGAAATGTCAGACACTTTTGAAAAAGTAAAGCAAATCGTTGTCGATCGTCTTGATGTAGACGAAGATAAAGTTACGCTTGAAGCATCATTTAAAGATGATTTAGAAGCTGATTCTCTTGATGTTGTAGAACTTGTAATGGAATTAGAAGATGAGTTCGACATGGAAATTGCTGATGAAGATGCAGAAAAAATTGCTACAGTAGGTGATGCTGTAACTTACATAGACAGCAACCAATAGAACTGTTGAAACAAGTAATAAGTGGCTGTATAAAAGTATAGTCAAAAAGAGATAAACCCGTTTCAACCAAAATGAAACGGGTTTGTCCTTTTATTTGTAAGAGGAATAAAACCTTTACAATTTAGGGTTGGCGATAGGCTACCTTTCCTTTATAATAATGACAATGATTGATTTCATGTTGGTAGGTGAAGAATATGTCAGATTTTAAAGAGCTTCAAGAAAAGTTAGGTATTTTGTTTGACAATGAAAATTTACTAAAACAAGCCTTTACTCATTCATCTTATGTGAATGAGCACCGGAAAAAGAATCTACTAGATAATGAAAGGTTAGAATTTTTAGGTGATGCTGTTCTAGAACTGGGAGTCTCTCAATACCTCTATCGAGAGTATGATGATTTAGAGGAAGGAGATTTAACGAAACTGAGAGCTTCTATTGTGTGTGAACCAGCTTTAGTTAGATTTGCAGAGACACTCGACTTTAGCAAATACGTGTTATTAGGTAAGGGTGAGGAAATGACTGGTGGCCGTAATCGCCCGGCATTACTAGCAGATGTCTTCGAAGCCTTCATTGGTGCTTTATACTTAGATCAAGGGTATAATCAAGTTATTACCTTCTTAAGGAAGTATGTATACCCAGAGATTACAACCGGTGCTTTTTCGCATACGATGGATTACAAAAGTCAATTGCAGGAAACAGTGCAGCAACATAAAAATAAGTTAGTGGAATATAGCATTGTAGATGAGAAAGGTCCTGCACATGACCGTGAATTTTTCTCTGTTGTTACGATAAATGGTAAAACAGCTGGAAAAGGAGTAGGTCGGACGAAAAAAGAAGCAGAACAACGCGCGGCAAAACAAGCTTTAGACGCTTTGCCTCATTAATGTACTTCATAATGTAGTCTGACAAGGTAAAAAAACCCGTTTCATTCGAAACGGGTTTTTATTTTTTTAAATAAATCTAATTATAGACAACGTTTTCAATCGTTAGTACAATGTATCCAAGTTAATATTACTATAAATAATAGAATGGTACTCGTTTATTGAAAAAAGTAAACACATTGAACCATAAAATGCTAAGCTGCAAATTTAAAGTTCATTTGTTAAATTATGTGTTTATAGAGATTTCTTTAATGGAAGGAGAAAGAATATGCAAACAATTAACAAAAATCGCATCATTTTAATGTTGTCATTTATCGTACTCATTGCATCTATTATCGTTCACGTACTACATCGTTTTTTTTATTTATCGGAATATTGGGGGCATCATGGTGCTGACCAATTAACACTAATTACAAATAGCTTCTTATTTATTCCTATTATCTTTTTTGTTGTATCAATGATCCTTTATAAAAAGAAGAGTGATCATCGATTAGTTCCACTTTTTAATACACTTACAATTACATTTAGCAGTATGTCGATGGTTGCTGGTGGTGAGGGGATGGTGGAGTACCACTTTTCTATTTTTATGGTTGTAGCCATGATTGGTTACTATGAGAAAATTAACTTAATTTTAATCATGACAGTCCTTTTTGCTATTCAACATATTGCGGGATACTTCTTTTTAGGAGAATATGTTTTTGGGACAAATATTTATCCTTTCACAATGATAGTAGTCCATGCCTTATTTTTAATCGGAACATCTGGTGCAATTATTTGGCAAGTTACACATAAGAGGAGATTAATTGGGGATCTTGGTGAAAAGGAACAAAAACAACTAAAGCTAAGTGGAGTTGTGGAAAATTTGTCGCAAACTTCAGAGAAAGTAATTAATGTATCTTCACAATTAAAAGAAATTAATCAGTCCAATCAAGCAATTTTTGGGGAAAGTGTATCATACATTCAACAGATTGCTAATGGAGCCTTGACTCAGAAACAACAAGTTGAGGAAAACTCAAGATCTATTCAAGCTATGACAACTGACATTCAACATATAGCTGAATCTTCGTCAGAAGTGTCTGACATTACGCAAAAGACAGAACAAAATGCTGATGATGGAAATAAGATGATACAAAAAACTGTGATCAGATGGATAATATTAATGATAAAGTGAGGACAACTTCTAAGACAGTCCAATTATTAAATAACCGATCAAAAGAAATTGATGGAATTGTCAGCTTAATTACAGACATTTCATCACAGACAAATTTACTTGCTTTAAATGCAGCGATTGAAGCTGCCAGAGCTGGAGAACATGGGAAAGGGTTTGCTGTGGTAGCGGATGAAGTACGTAAATTATCGGAGCAAACAGTGGATTCTGCGGGCCAAATTGCCACCCTTGTTCATTCTATCCAGCAAGAGACAGATACATCTGTTGACTCGATGAACCATGTTATGGAAGAAGTGGAGAATGGACAACAAATTGTACGAGAAACTGGAAAGATATTTGGTGATATTCATTCATCAATTGGAAAAGTAGCGGACCAGATAAATCAAATTTTTCACTCCAGTGAAGAAGTATCTACAGTAGCTCAGAAAGCACAGGAATCTATTATAGAAGTGACTACTATTGTGGAAGAAACGACAGAGCATGCCCAAAAAGCAGTACAAACAAATGAAGAACAACTGAAATCTAATGAATATTTATCTGACTTAATTACTTCCTTAAATGAAATCACATCGATACTAGAAGAGTTAATGGAAGAGACAAAATTAGTTGAATAACAAGTGTGTGGTTTCTCATAGGGTTTTAAAGACTTAGGAGATTTCATGAAATCTCCTAAGTCTTTATGTAAATAATAGAAGCACAAAATCCATAAATCGCTTAGTCATCACAATAATGGAGCATATTGATAATACACTCGCATTATTTTCGGTATTCTCTAAGCTCTGCGATAAATGCTTGTGTTTCAGCAACGGTTAGTCTGCCTTTTTGTTTCAATAGATCATAAAGAGATTTTAGTTCGTCATAATTATTAATATCATAATCTTTTGGATCCATAATTGAATCATTGACAACTTGTAGCATTCTGCCCATCTCATGAATAATATACGCTAAATTTTCCTCGGATTTTTTTTCTAAACTCAAATCGATTCACTCCTGTCTTGGTATTTTATGAAACTTCCTTCTCTTACTCTATTCTTTATGATAAAATAAATAAGTTGAAATGCAAAGGATAAATTAACATCAACATACAAGCTATGTTGTTAGATGATAATAAATAGGGGTTTTAAACATGTATTTAAAACAATTAGATACACTTGGTTTTAAATCTTTCGCTGAGAGAGTGAAAATAGAATTTGTACCTGGTGTTACAGCCGTTGTAGGTCCAAACGGAAGTGGAAAGAGTAATATTACAGATGCGATCCGTTGGGTACTTGGTGAACAATCAGCAAAATCATTACGTGGTGTCAAAATGGAAGATATTATTTTCCAAGGCAGTGATACACGGAAAGCACTAAATGTTGCTGAAGTAACACTTGTGTTAGATAACTCTGACAATAGGCTTCCTGTTGACTATCAAGAGGTTAGCGTAACACGTCGAGTATATCGCTCTGGTGAAAGTGAATTTTTAATGA encodes:
- the fabG gene encoding 3-oxoacyl-[acyl-carrier-protein] reductase, which produces MLKDQVALITGASRGIGREIALTFASKGAKVVVNYSGSEDKAQEVVDKIIASGGEAIKVKANVSDENDVKAIVKETTKTFGSLDILVNNAGITKDNLLMRMSEADFDDVIDINLKGVFLCTKAVTRQMMKQKSGRIINVSSVVGISGNPGQANYVSAKAGVIGLTKTTAKELAARNILVNAIAPGFIATDMTEKLTEEQKEQMLALIPLNKLGRAKDVANVALFLASEQANYVTGQTIPVDGGMVM
- a CDS encoding methyl-accepting chemotaxis protein — protein: MQTINKNRIILMLSFIVLIASIIVHVLHRFFYLSEYWGHHGADQLTLITNSFLFIPIIFFVVSMILYKKKSDHRLVPLFNTLTITFSSMSMVAGGEGMVEYHFSIFMVVAMIGYYEKINLILIMTVLFAIQHIAGYFFLGEYVFGTNIYPFTMIVVHALFLIGTSGAIIWQVTHKRRLIGDLGEKEQKQLKLSGVVENLSQTSEKVINVSSQLKEINQSNQAIFGESVSYIQQIANGALTQKQQVEENSRSIQAMTTDIQHIAESSSEVSDITQKTEQNADDGNKMIQKTVIRWIILMIK
- a CDS encoding methyl-accepting chemotaxis protein; this translates as MDNINDKVRTTSKTVQLLNNRSKEIDGIVSLITDISSQTNLLALNAAIEAARAGEHGKGFAVVADEVRKLSEQTVDSAGQIATLVHSIQQETDTSVDSMNHVMEEVENGQQIVRETGKIFGDIHSSIGKVADQINQIFHSSEEVSTVAQKAQESIIEVTTIVEETTEHAQKAVQTNEEQLKSNEYLSDLITSLNEITSILEELMEETKLVE
- a CDS encoding DUF1128 domain-containing protein → MSLEKKSEENLAYIIHEMGRMLQVVNDSIMDPKDYDINNYDELKSLYDLLKQKGRLTVAETQAFIAELREYRK
- the fabD gene encoding ACP S-malonyltransferase, producing the protein MKKVAFIYPGQGSQVVEMGKDLYEEYPQVRELFDSANEHLGYDLTSIMFEGPREVLTKTENTQPALLSVSTAITKILAENDITPSVTSGHSLGEYSALVAANAISYSDAVSLVHQRGKLMENAYPEGKGSMAAVLGMDQKTLSNELHNISEQVDGVIEIANLNCPGQIVVSGTKSAIDTAARHLKEAGAKRVLPLPVSGPFHSSLMKPAAEEFQQLVHNIKWSDAEIPVYANVTAEKVTEKEQIQQLLVEQLYSPVRFEEIIEQLLEEPLDAIVEVGSGKVLTGLVKKVNRRANTFSVQDAASLVEFIEWIKED
- the plsX gene encoding phosphate acyltransferase PlsX, giving the protein MKIAIDAMGGDHAPKEIVLGALKAVNHFDNLEITLIGDEKKITPHTDNHDSIEIIHTEEKITSDDEPVKAVRRKKNASLVLMANEVKTGRADACISAGNTGALMSAGLFVVGRIKGIDRPALSPTLPTVNGDGFLLLDVGANVDAKAQHLQQYGLMGSIYMEKVRQVKNPRVGLLNVGTEEGKGNDLTKKAFELLQQLPINFVGNVEARDLLNGVADVVVTDGFSGNIALKTVEGTALTMFSMIKDTFMTNTKTKLAAALVKKDLKGLKEKLDYSEYGGAALFGLAAPVIKAHGSSNQQAIFSAIQQTINIVDKNVIAKIEADVKTLQAATEEE
- a CDS encoding acyl carrier protein; the protein is MSDTFEKVKQIVVDRLDVDEDKVTLEASFKDDLEADSLDVVELVMELEDEFDMEIADEDAEKIATVGDAVTYIDSNQ
- the rnc gene encoding ribonuclease III; the encoded protein is MSDFKELQEKLGILFDNENLLKQAFTHSSYVNEHRKKNLLDNERLEFLGDAVLELGVSQYLYREYDDLEEGDLTKLRASIVCEPALVRFAETLDFSKYVLLGKGEEMTGGRNRPALLADVFEAFIGALYLDQGYNQVITFLRKYVYPEITTGAFSHTMDYKSQLQETVQQHKNKLVEYSIVDEKGPAHDREFFSVVTINGKTAGKGVGRTKKEAEQRAAKQALDALPH